In Daphnia magna isolate NIES linkage group LG7, ASM2063170v1.1, whole genome shotgun sequence, a single genomic region encodes these proteins:
- the LOC116926075 gene encoding protein CutA homolog: protein MTIIALEVLSRHLSKRIVNCGPHFRMHSMAFITAPDEEVAKNIARGLVSAKLAACVNIIPKITSVYNWDGKINEDSEVLMMVKTRTSVLPVLTEYVKKHHPYKVCEVISTKILQGNQPYLDWILESVPEKVVDEL from the exons ATGACAATTATTGCCTTAGAAGTTTTATCAAGGCATCTGTCTAAACGTATTGTAAACTGTGGTCCCCATTTTAGAATGCATTCAATGGCATTTATTACAGCACCCGATGAAGAGGTGGCCAAGAATATTGCTCG tggCCTTGTCTCAGCCAAACTGGCAGCATGTGTCAACATAATTCCTAAAATCACATCTGT GTATAATTGGGATGGCAAAATCAATGAAGATTCTGAAGTTTTAATG ATGGTGAAAACAAGAACCTCAGTTTTACCTGTGCTCACTGAATATGTCAA GAAGCACCATCCATATAAAGTATGTGAAGTCATTTCTACTAAG ATCCTACAGGGGAATCAACCTTACTTAGACTGGATACTAGAGTCTGTACCTGAAAAAGTGGTTGATGAACTATAG
- the LOC116926041 gene encoding protein arginine N-methyltransferase 5 — protein MAAGGKRVSCGLDFVSPSDITNALQIATEAKYDFAAMPIAHPRHKRDFSGNSQARRLTAFTRADLILNSSDWSTLIVGKISPHIDLDHEDRLLRQESENMLEQELSFAGHLGLPAVLAPLRKNNTNFARVLHNKVLVSPSNQARYHVWLHLPMISPKTESSQFEREVKEEDTDDTWHWWNNFRSTANFEKKLSLALELTADLPDSVDIDRWLGEPIKCLVVPTHLFMTNKKGFPVLPKSHQVAIRQFLRQKTQILITGTQRHQHYKHYQQYMEHLWQVGYEADPVMQFAQGYEDFLQFPLQPLMDNLESQTYEVFEKDPVKYTEYQRAMYLAILDKVSLEDKDSKIITLMVVGAGRGPLVRAALAAAEKADRKIRVYAVEKNPNAIVTLQCLAEEEWGDQVTIVSCDMRDWDAPEKADILVSELLGSFGDNELSPECLDGAQKFLKDDGISIPSSYTSFLGPIQSSKLYNEVRSCRERDKPYYTSFEMSYVVHFRNRTELAEPQALFTFTHPNRETPIDNRRYEVRNFPIKCDSVLHGFAGYFETILYKDVMLSINPATHSPGMFSWFPVLFPVQNPINLKKGDNLEIHFWRCVNRTHVWYEWCVTKPLAGAIHNPLGRSHNIGL, from the exons ATGGCGGCAGGTGGGAAACGTGTTTCGTGCGGTCTGGATTTTGTCTCACCTTCTGATATTACTAATGCTCTGCAAATCGCAACAGAAGCCAA GTATGACTTCGCCGCAATGCCCATCGCCCATCCAAGGCACAAAAGAGATTTCTCGGGAAATTCACAAGCCAGGCGACTCACGGCGTTCACGCGAGCCGATTTGATACTCAATAGCTCAG ACTGGAGTACTCTGATTGTAGGAAAAATTTCACCGCACATTGATTTAGATCATGAGGACAGGCTGTTGCGCCAAGAATCTGAAAACATGCTTGAGCAGGAATTGTCGTTTGCAGGCCACTTGGGTCTGCCTGCTGTCCTTGCTCCGTTGAGAAAGAATAACACAAACTTTGCCAGAGTGCTACACAACAAAGTGTTGGTGTCTCCTTCCAATCAA GCTAGGTACCATGTGTGGCTTCACCTCCCTATGATTTCCCCTAAAACTGAGTCTAGTCAATTTGAGCGGGAAGTGAAAGAGGAAGACACCGATGATACATGGCACTGGTGGAACAATTTTCGCAGCACTGCTAATTttgagaaaaaactttcattaGCCTTAGAGCTAACTGCTGATCTGCCAGATAGTGTTGACATAGATCGCTGGCTGGGTGAACCCATTAAATGTCTCGTAGTTCCGACTCATCTATTTATGACCAACAAGAAAGGTTTCCCCGTTCTTCCCAAATCGCATCAAGTGGCCATTCGTCAGTTTTTGCGTCAAAAGACTCAAATCCTCATCACTGGAACTCAGCGCCATCAACATTACAAGCATTATCAGCAGTATATGGAGCATTTGTGGCAA GTTGGGTATGAAGCAGACCCAGTTATGCAATTTGCACAAGGGTATGAAGACTTTCTCCAGTTCCCGCTCCAACCTCTTATGGATAATCTCGAATCCCAGACCTACGAAGTATTTGAAAAGGATCCAGTAAAATATACTGAATACCAGAGAGCTATGTACCTGGCTATTCTCGATAAAGTCAGCTTAGAGGACAAAGACTCGAAAATAAT AACGTTGATGGTTGTTGGAGCTGGACGGGGACCGTTGGTTCGAGCTGCATTAGCTGCCGCAGAGAAAGCCGATCGTAAAATTCGTGTGTACGCAGTAGAGAAAAATCCCAATGCCATCGTCAC ACTTCAATGCCTAGCCGAAGAAGAATGGGGAGACCAAGTCACCATCGTTTCTTGCGACATGCGTGATTGGGATGCTCCTGAGAAGGCAGACATCCTAGTCTCAGAACTGCTCGGTTCGTTTGGTGATAATGAGCTTTCGCCTGAATGTCTTGATGGCGcccaaaaatttttaaaag ATGATGGCATCAGCATTCCAAGCAGCTATACTTCTTTTCTTGGACCAATCCAGTCTTCCAAACTGTACAACGAAGTTCGATCCTGTCGTGAGCGAGACAAACCGTATTACACTTCTTTTGAAATGTCGTACGTTGTGCACTTCCGTAACAGGACAGAACTTGCCGAACCTCAAGCCTTATTTACATTCACGCATCCCAACCGAG AAACGCCCATAGACAACAGGCGTTATGAAGTACGCAATTTCCCCATCAAATGTGATTCAGTGCTACATGGGTTCGCAGGTTATTTCGAGACTATTCTCTACAAGGACGTGATGCTTTCTATCAATCCTGCCACGCATTCGCCTGGCATGTTCAGTTGGTTCCCTGTTCTTTTCCCTGTTCAGAACCCCATCAATTTGAAAAAG GGAGACAATCTTGAGATTCACTTTTGGCGCTGCGTTAATCGTACCCACGTATGGTATGAATGGTGCGTGACGAAACCTCTAGCCGGTGCCATACACAACCCATTGGGTCGTTCCCACAACATTGGCCTCTAA
- the LOC116926042 gene encoding CUGBP Elav-like family member 1 isoform X3, which yields MNGGGRVVADQPDPDAIKMFVGQIPRSMDENDLRKMFEDYGQVHQVNVLRDKITGQSKGCCFVTFYKRKDALQAQNDMHNIKTLNGMHHPIQMKPADSENRNERKLFVGMLSKKITENDVRIMFSAYGSIEECTVLRDNNNISRGCAFVTFTSRQSAVTAIKNMHHSQTMEGCSSPMVVKFADTQKEKDQKRVHHVGGSPNLWGGIGINSLPPQYLTGLPSNGGGSLSQLSGLNALGVQQLLAASSQNSLANTQAALQSLANLQNQAGLGMSGNGSPGSGVNDLNSSLAALANFNSQNIFGSLDINAMNMQNLAALAAIASNGNGGIPSLGSAFTHGDVIVPVTASHGGHWGPIVGGSANNSMSHLAAAAPGAAPSHSNSQQQQQQQQQQQNLINNRSASCGSTSTGINGLGTSANAANAAVAAAASLEALASAYTAGIQQFTTAFPNFTGGQMGMNGANGGSVSPLGGGGGGGSVTGSGLRQQEGPEGSNLFIYHLPQEFGDTDLFQAFSPFGNILSAKVFIDKQTNLSKCFGFVSYDNPMSSQAAIQAMNGFQIGTKRLKVQLKRSKDASKPY from the exons GTTGCTGTTTTGTCACGTTCTACAAGCGCAAAGATGCCCTGCAGGCGCAAAACGACATGCACAACATCAAAACATTGAATGGG ATGCATCATCCGATCCAAATGAAACCAGCAGACAGCGAGAATCGCAATG AGCGTAAACTCTTTGTGGGAATGCTGTCGAAGAAAATCACCGAGAACGACGTACGAATCATGTTCAGCGCTTATGGATCCATCGAAGAGTGCACCGTCCTCcgcgacaacaacaacatcagtcgag GATGTGCTTTTGTGACGTTCACGTCGCGTCAGTCCGCCGTCACTGCCATCAAGAACATGCATCACTCACAAACGATGGAG GGATGTTCGTCACCGATGGTCGTGAAATTCGCCGacacccaaaaagaaaaggatcaGAAACGGGTGCATCATGTTGGTGGTAGCCCCAATTTGTGGGGCGGCATTGGCATCAACAGTTTACCTCCACAATATCTGACG GGTCTGCCTTCGAACGGTGGCGGAAGTTTGTCGCAATTGAGCGGGCTCAATGCCTTGGGTGTCCAGCAACTATTGGCAGCGTCGTCGCAGAATTCGCTGGCCAACACTCAAG CCGCTTTACAAAGTCTAGCCAACTTACAAAATCAGGCCGGATTAGGAATGAGCGGAAATGGCAGTCCGGGCTCTGGCGTCAACGACCTCAATTCAAGTCTGGCCGCCCTGGCCAATTTCAATAGTCAAAACATTTTCGGATCACTAG ATATCAACGCGATGAATATGCAGAATTTAGCCGCTTTGGCTGCGATCGCCAGTAACGGCAACGGTGGAATCCCTTCGCTCGGTTCAG CTTTCACGCACGGAGACGTCATTGTACCTGTGACAGCTTCACATGGGGGCCATTGGGGTCCCATTGTCG GAGGATCAGCCAATAATTCGATGAGCCATCTGGCGGCTGCAGCACCTGGAGCGGCTCCATCTCATTCCAATagccaacagcagcagcagcaacaacaacaacaacagaattTGATCAACAATCGTAGCGCAAGTTGCGGATCAACGTCCACTGGAATCAATGGACTGGGCACGTCGGCCAACGCGGCCAACGCGGCCGTTGCGGCTGCCGCAAGTCTGGAAGCGCTGGCCAGCGCTTACACGGCTGGCATCCAGCAATTCACTACAG CTTTTCCCAATTTCACTGGCGGCCAAATGGGAATGAATGGCGCCAATGGAGGAAGTGTCAGCCCGTTGggaggtggtggtggtggtggaagTGTGACGGGCAGCGGATTACGCCAGCAGGAGGGACCGGAAGGATCGAACCTGTTCATCTACCACTTGCCACAGGAGTTTGGCGATACGGACCTGTTTCAAGCCTTTTCGCCCTTTGGCAACATTTTGTCGGCCAAAGTTTTCATCGACAAACAGACCAATTTGTCCAAATGTTTTG GTTTCGTGTCGTACGATAATCCAATGAGCTCGCAGGCGGCCATTCAAGCCATGAACGGCTTTCAGATTGGCACGAAACGGCTCAAAGTCCAGCTGAAACGTTCCAAAGACGCCTCTAAACCTTACTAG